One window of the Salvia splendens isolate huo1 chromosome 1, SspV2, whole genome shotgun sequence genome contains the following:
- the LOC121756018 gene encoding nascent polypeptide-associated complex subunit alpha-like protein 2 gives MPGPVVEEIEAEKKLLDEPLVEDVKEDEDHDDDDLDDSDDEEDDKDDGTLAGTEGSKQSRSEKKSRKAMLKLGMKPVLGVNRVTIKRTKNILFFISKPDVFKSPNSETYVIFGEAKIEDLSSQLQTQAAEQFRAPDIRSVMGKSELAAAPESAPEEDEEVNETGVEPRDIDLVMTQAGVSRTKAVNALKTHNGDIVSAIMELTT, from the exons ATGCCTGGACCCGTCGTCGAAGAGATTGAAGCCGAGAAGAAGCTTCTG GATGAGCCATTGGTGGAGGACGTGAAGGAAGATGAGGatcatgatgatgatgatttggATGATTCCGACGATGAGGAGGATGACAAGGACGACGGAACGCTAg CTGGAACAGAAGGATCCAAGCAAAGCAGAAGTGAGAAAAAGAGCCGTAAGGCCATGCTGAAGCTCGGCATGAAGCCTGTTCTTGGTGTCAACAGAGTCACAATTAAGAGAACCAAAAAC ATATTGTTTTTCATCTCGAAACCTGATGTCTTCAAGAGCCCTAATTCTGAGACCTACGTCATCTTCGGAGAGGCCAAGATCGAGGACTTGAGCTCTCAGCTCCAGACCCAGGCTGCTGAACAGTTCAGGGCGCCGGACATTCGCTCTGTGATGGGCAAGTCAGAACTGGCTGCTGCACCTGAATCTGCacctgaagaagatgaagaggtCAATGAGACGGGTGTCGAGCCTCGTGACATCGATCTGGTCATGACCCAAGCCGGGGTGTCGAGGACCAAGGCTGTCAATGCCCTCAAAACTCACAATGGAGACATTGTGAGTGCTATCATGGAGCTCACAACCTAG
- the LOC121756031 gene encoding uncharacterized protein LOC121756031 isoform X2: MMGLSSMGYGVRGNSSTSNLSASAPPFTVDRLNPNPSSNPLLHYSDYGVEPFPQLSAIDSNEMISDDYRFSASVSIHNSGYGGDVKPYYSPYVASLTGEDRVLGGDEGSRYNVGHSVAPQHDYARSLFDLEYGPRWVGGLGFDDGKRAKRSEVDGKFLPEKLFVGGLHGYENQLYHGGCGSENRNQFKEDSSVLYKNLRQVPDREVYTGSSSTGYMEDKSRLEQQFGFFHYDSCKTLVTSGPPYPEPYPPLASCATEKNFPDYKNPSSQYEKCIRPVDAPYHGRVSVGRSSPTVVIRPPPASRLDLGQGNASRKSDGSDNAAGVHIVNSDHSNPSKPETSPSKFFKQGNASSASVTELSRPLNTKDTIDSEVILGSQLAHVNVSSGFSKTGDDIQAVDSTEESSDFMDHHSTAVDSPCWKGAPSSPFSVFDIESGNCDRVKVNLVEQYGFGHGEHPRLQSMDSNRVFSEKVDCNTGNENECGRNDMKLGFEKTLEAICSNSEQTLLDCISDTVWTPHAMRSNGAEFSGGITKDCYRLNDLTSVFDFQVSETKYLYSEGCVGMAVNGVSEDASVAVLAAEKVLASPASQEDPIDHSTVPDPRLDVPSIVKSMHSLSELLQSHISRDVCPLGEENAKILEHTISNLSTCLSKNVVQVVETNKPELKDLSGETSLRETCCADIITRGLRMKGEVLNSCAHPSTKCEASNPCTDPGKKDKITPIVSPLRDDFHINGDDDMAKAIKKVLEQNFEIDEDMHSQALLFKNLWLEAEAKLCSVSYKARFERMKAQMAGIKLKVPKEDEDVAEMVSELCISPNSVIMSVLTPEPCVNTLPKPVSLEASASGASGHLNCVESSVLARLNILESREEQQRPEIVDCKHADSITARFNILKSREESSKLVGVDKENPPRTIPDEKHFWPLVRGHSGDAGSGKFGSYFQHAAGSVTKIAASHLETICKNKPGWRDSLSSSEWEHVLKDDFSLKN, encoded by the exons ATGATGGGTTTGAGCTCCATGGGCTATGGGGTTAGGGGGAATTCATCCACATCAAATCTATCTGCTTCTGCACCTCCTTTTACTGTTGATCGATTAAACCCTAATCCCAGTTCAAACCCTTTGCTGCATTACTCCGATTATGGTGTTGAGCCCTTTCCCCAATTATCTGCAATTGATTCTAATGAGATGATTAGTGATGATTATCGGTTTTCTGCCTCTGTGTCTATTCATAATTCTGGTTATGGTGGTGATGTGAAGCCGTATTACTCCCCGTATGTCGCGTCCTTGACTGGGGAGGATAGGGTTTTGGGTGGGGACGAGGGGTCTCGTTACAATGTGGGGCATAGTGTGGCACCTCAGCATGATTATGCTCGGAGCTTGTTTGACTTGGAGTATGGGCCTCGTTGGGTAGGCGGTTTAGGTTTCGATGATGGGAAACGGGCTAAAAGATCAGAAGTTGATGGGAAATTCTTGCCGGAGAAGCTATTCGTTGGTGGCTTGCATGGTTATGAAAATCAATTGTACCATG GTGGGTGTGGCAGTGAAAACCGGAACCAATTCAAGGAAGATTCTAGCGTTTTATATAAAAATCTCCGACAGGTGCCTGACCGCGAAGTCTATACTGGCTCATCGAGCACTGGATACATGGAAGACAAGTCACGCCTTGAGCAGCAATTCGGCTTCTTTCATTACgattcatgtaaaacactcgtCACGTCGGGTCCTCCCTACCCTGAACCTTATCCTCCTCTAGCGTCCTGTGCAACGGAGAAGAACTTTCCAGACTATAAAAACCCGTCCAGCCAGTATGAAAAATGCATCAGGCCTGTCGATGCGCCCTATCATGGTCGCGTTTCAGTTGGGAGATCGTCGCCCACAGTGGTCATTAGACCACCGCCAGCTTCCAGGTTGGATTTGGGACAAGGTAATGCTTCTCGTAAATCTGATGGTAGCGATAATGCTGCTGGGGTCCACATTGTGAATTCTGATCATTCCAATCCCTCGAAGCCAGAGACGAGTCCTTCCAAGTTCTTCAAGCAAGGGAATGCTTCCTCAGCTTCTGTGACAGAACTTTCAAGGCCTCTGAATACCAAGGATACTATTGATTCCGAGGTTATTTTAGGATCTCAACTAGCCCACGTGAATGTCTCGAGTGGTTTTTCGAAGACTGGTGATGACATTCAAGCGGTTGATTCGACTGAGGAGTCTTCGGATTTTATGGACCATCACAGCACTGCGGTAGATTCACCCTGTTGGAAAGGAGCACCGTCTTCTCCGTTTTCAGTGTTTGATATTGAATCCGGAAACTGTGATCGTGTCAAGGTAAATTTGGTTGAACAATATGGATTTGGTCATGGCGAGCATCCGAGGCTCCAGTCAATGGATTCTAACCGAGTTTTCTCCGAGAAAGTTGACTGCAACACgggaaatgaaaatgaatgtgGAAGAAACGACATGAAGCTTGGTTTCGAGAAGACTCTTGAGGCAATCTGCTCTAATTCAGAGCAGACTTTATTGGATTGTATATCAGACACAGTTTGGACCCCTCATGCGATGAGGAGCAATGGAGCCGAGTTTAGTGGTGGTATTACGAAGGATTGCTATCGTCTGAACGACTTAACGAGTGTTTTTGATTTCCAAGTCTCTGAGACTAAGTATTTATACAGTGAAGGATGTGTTGGGATGGCGGTAAATGGCGTCTCTGAGGATGCCTCCGTAGCAGTCCTTGCAGCAGAGAAGGTTCTCGCCTCGCCTGCTTCTCAAGAAGATCCAATTGATCATAGTACGGTACCAGATCCGAGACTGGACGTGCCATCAATTGTTAAGTCGATGCATAGCCTCTCAGAATTGCTTCAGTCTCACATTTCAAGGGACGTTTGCCCTTTAGGGGAAGAAAACGCGAAGATTCTTGAACACACAATAAGCAACCTTAGTACTTGTTTGAGTAAAAACGTCGTACAGGTCGTAGAAACTAATAAACCAGAGCTGAAAGATCTTTCCGGAGAAACTTCCCTCCGGGAGACATGTTGTGCA GATATTATTACAAGAGGCCTTCGTATGAAAGGTGAAGTTTTAAATTCTTGCGCCCATCCCAGTACGAAATGTGAAGCTTCGAATCCTTGCACGGATCCTGGTAAGAAAGACAAGATAACACCAATAGTTTCGCCCTTGAGGGATGATTTTCACATTAACGGAGACGATGATATGGCAAAG GCTATAAAGAAGGTCCTTGAGCAGAATTTCGAGATAGACGAGGACATGCACTCACAGGCACTTCTGTTCAAGAATCTGTGGCTAGAGGCGGAGGCTAAATTGTGCTCCGTCAGTTATAAAGCTCGTTTCGAGAGAATGAAGGCTCAGATGGCAGGCATCAAGCTTAAGGTTCCGAAAG AGGACGAGGATGTTGCAGAGATGGTATCCGAGCTTTGCATTTCGCCTAATTCTGTAATCATGTCTGTGCTGACTCCCGAGCCTTGCGTCAACACATTGCCTAAACCCGTGTCACTGGAGGCATCTGCTTCTGGCGCGAGTGGACATCTTAATTGTGTCGAGTCTTCAGTTCTAGCCAGGCTCAATATCTTGGAATCTCGAGAGGAGCAGCAACGGCCCGAGATAGTCGACTGCAAGCATGCAGATTCCATCACGGCCAGATTCAACATCTTGAAATCGCGAGAGGAGAGCTCAAAACTAGTAGGTGTGGACAAGGAAAACCCACCACGGACGATCCCTGACGAGAAACATTTCTGGCCGCTTGTCAGAGGTCACTcgggagatgctggcagtggcaAGTTCGGCTCGTATTTTCAGCACGCTGCTGGCTCTGTCACGAAAATTGCAGCGAGTCATCTGGAGACGATCTGCAAGAACAAGCCGGGGTGGCGCGATAGTTTGTCTTCGTCGGAGTGGGAGCATGTGCTGAAAGATGATTTTTCATTGAAAAACTAG
- the LOC121756026 gene encoding uncharacterized protein LOC121756026 → MGNKSAVKKRKVKKAPKTPKMAVKRKLIEISDSSPSPFQKGTPLRSIFCLKNKEEIKKFEEQEECFILEFDPYNNLDALEFPSTIGNDDNAEEELSFVTEKGQVACRDYPHPRNTCARFPFKKTPHDKHCKLCYCYVCDVSAPCTRWTGAAGHCHALKDEVWDHEKWLRRLNKNV, encoded by the exons ATGGGCAATAAATCCGCTGTCAAGAAACGGAAAGTTAAGAAGGCTCCGAAGACTCCGAAGATGGCCGTGAAACGAAAATTGATTGAAATCAGCGATTCTTCCCCTTCTCCCTTTCAAAAGGGGACGCCTCTGAGATCGATATTTTGCCTGAAGAACAAAGAAGAAATCAAGAAATTCGAGGAGCAGGAGGAGTGCTTCATCCTCGAATTCGATCCCTACAATAATTTGGATGCGTTAGAGTTTCCCAGCACTATTGGTAATGATGATAATGCTGAGGAGGAGTTGAGCTTTGTTACTGAGAAGGGCCAG GTTGCCTGCAGAGACTATCCACATCCGAGGAACACCTGTGCGCGATTTCCCTTTAAAAAGACGCCACATGACAAGCACTGCAAACTG TGCTACTGTTATGTGTGTGATGTATCTGCTCCGTGTACGAGGTGGACTGGAGCAGCCGGCCATTGTCATGCGTTGAAGGATGAAGTTTGGGACCACGAGAAGTGGTTAAGGAGACTAAACAAGAATGTATAG
- the LOC121756009 gene encoding peroxidase 5-like: MSCKLLQTLTTAVLCLCIVEAATAQLQVGFYQRSCGFAEFVVKQGVRAAFIKDNGVAAGLVRLHFHDCFVRGCDGSVLLDSVGSPKAEKDSPANNPSLRGFEVVDSIKARLEAMCPGVVSCADILAFAARDSIEMAGGLGYDVPAGRQDGRVSLSDEANANLPPPTLNVDQLTTAFANKGLTQEEMVTLSGAHTLGRSHCTSFSNRLYNFNANLSIDPTLDPLYASQLRQQCPQGGDASLVVPMEATPATADVAYYRAVATNRGLFTSDQTLLTDQQTRAQVFQNAQNPFIWKSKFASAMVNMGKIGVLTGNAGEIRKDCRVINH; encoded by the exons ATGAGTTGTAAGCTCCTCCAAACTCTCACCACAGCAGTCCTGTGCCTCTGCATTGTCGAGGCAGCGACAGCTCAGCTTCAAGTCGGGTTCTATCAGCGCTCGTGTGGCTTTGCTGAGTTCGTCGTGAAGCAAGGAGTCCGAGCTGCGTTCATCAAGGACAATGGAGTTGCTGCAGGCCTTGTTAGGTTGCATTTTCATGATTGTTTTGTAAGG GGGTGTGATGGATCTGTGCTGCTAGACTCCGTCGGTTCACCCAAGGCAGAGAAGGATTCGCCCGCGAATAATCCAAGCCTCCGGGGATTTGAGGTCGTTGACAGCATCAAGGCTAGGCTCGAGGCCATGTGCCCGGGGGTAGTCTCTTGTGCTGATATACTCGCATTTGCAGCTCGGGACAGCATTGAGATG GCCGGAGGGCTGGGGTACGACGTCCCTGCAGGGAGGCAAGACGGTAGAGTTTCTTTATCGGACGAGGCAAATGCAAACCTACCACCACCAACACTCAATGTGGATCAACTCACTACAGCATTTGCAAATAAGGGGTTAACACAAGAGGAAATGGTCACTCTTTCTG GGGCGCACACGCTGGGCCGGTCCCACTGCACGTCTTTCAGCAACCGGCTCTACAACTTCAACGCGAACTTGAGCATAGACCCGACTCTGGACCCCCTGTATGCAAGCCAGCTCAGGCAGCAGTGCCCACAGGGGGGAGACGCGAGCCTGGTGGTGCCGATGGAGGCCACCCCCGCCACAGCTGACGTGGCATACTACAGAGCCGTGGCGACAAATAGAGGGCTGTTCACGTCCGATCAAACGCTGCTGACGGACCAACAGACAAGAGCTCAAGTGTTCCAAAATGCTCAAAACCCATTCATTTGGAAAAGCAAATTTGCTTCAGCAATGGTGAATATGGGAAAGATTGGAGTTTTAACTGGCAATGCTGGTGAAATTCGCAAGGATTGTAGAGTGATCAATCATTAG
- the LOC121756031 gene encoding uncharacterized protein LOC121756031 isoform X1 — MMGLSSMGYGVRGNSSTSNLSASAPPFTVDRLNPNPSSNPLLHYSDYGVEPFPQLSAIDSNEMISDDYRFSASVSIHNSGYGGDVKPYYSPYVASLTGEDRVLGGDEGSRYNVGHSVAPQHDYARSLFDLEYGPRWVGGLGFDDGKRAKRSEVDGKFLPEKLFVGGLHGYENQLYHGGCGSENRNQFKEDSSVLYKNLRQVPDREVYTGSSSTGYMEDKSRLEQQFGFFHYDSCKTLVTSGPPYPEPYPPLASCATEKNFPDYKNPSSQYEKCIRPVDAPYHGRVSVGRSSPTVVIRPPPASRLDLGQGNASRKSDGSDNAAGVHIVNSDHSNPSKPETSPSKFFKQGNASSASVTELSRPLNTKDTIDSEVILGSQLAHVNVSSGFSKTGDDIQAVDSTEESSDFMDHHSTAVDSPCWKGAPSSPFSVFDIESGNCDRVKVNLVEQYGFGHGEHPRLQSMDSNRVFSEKVDCNTGNENECGRNDMKLGFEKTLEAICSNSEQTLLDCISDTVWTPHAMRSNGAEFSGGITKDCYRLNDLTSVFDFQVSETKYLYSEGCVGMAVNGVSEDASVAVLAAEKVLASPASQEDPIDHSTVPDPRLDVPSIVKSMHSLSELLQSHISRDVCPLGEENAKILEHTISNLSTCLSKNVVQVVETNKPELKDLSGETSLRETCCADIITRGLRMKGEVLNSCAHPSTKCEASNPCTDPGKKDKITPIVSPLRDDFHINGDDDMAKKLFQAIKKVLEQNFEIDEDMHSQALLFKNLWLEAEAKLCSVSYKARFERMKAQMAGIKLKVPKEDEDVAEMVSELCISPNSVIMSVLTPEPCVNTLPKPVSLEASASGASGHLNCVESSVLARLNILESREEQQRPEIVDCKHADSITARFNILKSREESSKLVGVDKENPPRTIPDEKHFWPLVRGHSGDAGSGKFGSYFQHAAGSVTKIAASHLETICKNKPGWRDSLSSSEWEHVLKDDFSLKN; from the exons ATGATGGGTTTGAGCTCCATGGGCTATGGGGTTAGGGGGAATTCATCCACATCAAATCTATCTGCTTCTGCACCTCCTTTTACTGTTGATCGATTAAACCCTAATCCCAGTTCAAACCCTTTGCTGCATTACTCCGATTATGGTGTTGAGCCCTTTCCCCAATTATCTGCAATTGATTCTAATGAGATGATTAGTGATGATTATCGGTTTTCTGCCTCTGTGTCTATTCATAATTCTGGTTATGGTGGTGATGTGAAGCCGTATTACTCCCCGTATGTCGCGTCCTTGACTGGGGAGGATAGGGTTTTGGGTGGGGACGAGGGGTCTCGTTACAATGTGGGGCATAGTGTGGCACCTCAGCATGATTATGCTCGGAGCTTGTTTGACTTGGAGTATGGGCCTCGTTGGGTAGGCGGTTTAGGTTTCGATGATGGGAAACGGGCTAAAAGATCAGAAGTTGATGGGAAATTCTTGCCGGAGAAGCTATTCGTTGGTGGCTTGCATGGTTATGAAAATCAATTGTACCATG GTGGGTGTGGCAGTGAAAACCGGAACCAATTCAAGGAAGATTCTAGCGTTTTATATAAAAATCTCCGACAGGTGCCTGACCGCGAAGTCTATACTGGCTCATCGAGCACTGGATACATGGAAGACAAGTCACGCCTTGAGCAGCAATTCGGCTTCTTTCATTACgattcatgtaaaacactcgtCACGTCGGGTCCTCCCTACCCTGAACCTTATCCTCCTCTAGCGTCCTGTGCAACGGAGAAGAACTTTCCAGACTATAAAAACCCGTCCAGCCAGTATGAAAAATGCATCAGGCCTGTCGATGCGCCCTATCATGGTCGCGTTTCAGTTGGGAGATCGTCGCCCACAGTGGTCATTAGACCACCGCCAGCTTCCAGGTTGGATTTGGGACAAGGTAATGCTTCTCGTAAATCTGATGGTAGCGATAATGCTGCTGGGGTCCACATTGTGAATTCTGATCATTCCAATCCCTCGAAGCCAGAGACGAGTCCTTCCAAGTTCTTCAAGCAAGGGAATGCTTCCTCAGCTTCTGTGACAGAACTTTCAAGGCCTCTGAATACCAAGGATACTATTGATTCCGAGGTTATTTTAGGATCTCAACTAGCCCACGTGAATGTCTCGAGTGGTTTTTCGAAGACTGGTGATGACATTCAAGCGGTTGATTCGACTGAGGAGTCTTCGGATTTTATGGACCATCACAGCACTGCGGTAGATTCACCCTGTTGGAAAGGAGCACCGTCTTCTCCGTTTTCAGTGTTTGATATTGAATCCGGAAACTGTGATCGTGTCAAGGTAAATTTGGTTGAACAATATGGATTTGGTCATGGCGAGCATCCGAGGCTCCAGTCAATGGATTCTAACCGAGTTTTCTCCGAGAAAGTTGACTGCAACACgggaaatgaaaatgaatgtgGAAGAAACGACATGAAGCTTGGTTTCGAGAAGACTCTTGAGGCAATCTGCTCTAATTCAGAGCAGACTTTATTGGATTGTATATCAGACACAGTTTGGACCCCTCATGCGATGAGGAGCAATGGAGCCGAGTTTAGTGGTGGTATTACGAAGGATTGCTATCGTCTGAACGACTTAACGAGTGTTTTTGATTTCCAAGTCTCTGAGACTAAGTATTTATACAGTGAAGGATGTGTTGGGATGGCGGTAAATGGCGTCTCTGAGGATGCCTCCGTAGCAGTCCTTGCAGCAGAGAAGGTTCTCGCCTCGCCTGCTTCTCAAGAAGATCCAATTGATCATAGTACGGTACCAGATCCGAGACTGGACGTGCCATCAATTGTTAAGTCGATGCATAGCCTCTCAGAATTGCTTCAGTCTCACATTTCAAGGGACGTTTGCCCTTTAGGGGAAGAAAACGCGAAGATTCTTGAACACACAATAAGCAACCTTAGTACTTGTTTGAGTAAAAACGTCGTACAGGTCGTAGAAACTAATAAACCAGAGCTGAAAGATCTTTCCGGAGAAACTTCCCTCCGGGAGACATGTTGTGCA GATATTATTACAAGAGGCCTTCGTATGAAAGGTGAAGTTTTAAATTCTTGCGCCCATCCCAGTACGAAATGTGAAGCTTCGAATCCTTGCACGGATCCTGGTAAGAAAGACAAGATAACACCAATAGTTTCGCCCTTGAGGGATGATTTTCACATTAACGGAGACGATGATATGGCAAAG AAGCTGTTTCAGGCTATAAAGAAGGTCCTTGAGCAGAATTTCGAGATAGACGAGGACATGCACTCACAGGCACTTCTGTTCAAGAATCTGTGGCTAGAGGCGGAGGCTAAATTGTGCTCCGTCAGTTATAAAGCTCGTTTCGAGAGAATGAAGGCTCAGATGGCAGGCATCAAGCTTAAGGTTCCGAAAG AGGACGAGGATGTTGCAGAGATGGTATCCGAGCTTTGCATTTCGCCTAATTCTGTAATCATGTCTGTGCTGACTCCCGAGCCTTGCGTCAACACATTGCCTAAACCCGTGTCACTGGAGGCATCTGCTTCTGGCGCGAGTGGACATCTTAATTGTGTCGAGTCTTCAGTTCTAGCCAGGCTCAATATCTTGGAATCTCGAGAGGAGCAGCAACGGCCCGAGATAGTCGACTGCAAGCATGCAGATTCCATCACGGCCAGATTCAACATCTTGAAATCGCGAGAGGAGAGCTCAAAACTAGTAGGTGTGGACAAGGAAAACCCACCACGGACGATCCCTGACGAGAAACATTTCTGGCCGCTTGTCAGAGGTCACTcgggagatgctggcagtggcaAGTTCGGCTCGTATTTTCAGCACGCTGCTGGCTCTGTCACGAAAATTGCAGCGAGTCATCTGGAGACGATCTGCAAGAACAAGCCGGGGTGGCGCGATAGTTTGTCTTCGTCGGAGTGGGAGCATGTGCTGAAAGATGATTTTTCATTGAAAAACTAG
- the LOC121756052 gene encoding IAA-amino acid hydrolase ILR1-like 5, with protein MFLNSKFPAFLLLLLTHLANHQTQSKSFDQEYANEILSSAQKEKDWLVSIRRRIHENPELRFQEFNTSALIRSKLDELGVSYDYPFAKTGVVAQIGSGARPVVALRADMDALPLQELVEWEHKSKLDGVMHGCGHDAHTTMLLGAAKLLQQRKDELKGTVRLLFQPAEEGGAGASHMIKDGALGEAEAIFGMHVDFTNPTGSISSIPGPILAAVSFFEAKIVGRGGHAAAPHLSIDPIVAASYTILALQQLVSREVDPLHSQVLSVTYVRGGTALNVIPSSVKIGGTLRSLTTEGLSQLQRRVTEVIEGQAASLRCTAHVDMKEEEFPAYPACFNDEGLHRHVERVGGLLLGTENVKEGKKVMAGEDFAFYQDVIPGEMFNIGIRNEAIGAVHSPHSPYFFLDEDVLPIGAAVHAAVAEVYLRDHSHSAI; from the exons ATGTTTCTCAACTCGAAGTTTCCAGCTTTCTTGCTACTCCTTCTCACCCACTTAGCAAATCATCAAACGCAATCGAAAAGCTTCGATCAAGAATACGCGAACGAGATTCTGAGCTCAGCCCAGAAAGAAAAGGACTGGTTAGTCTCAATCAGAAGGAGAATTCACGAAAACCCAGAGCTCAGGTTTCAAGAATTCAACACTAGCGCCCTAATTCGCAGCAAGCTCGATGAACTCGGTGTTTCTTACGACTACCCATTTGCCAAAACAGGCGTGGTCGCTCAAATCGGGTCGGGCGCCCGCCCCGTTGTTGCTCTGCGTGCAGACATGGACGCTCTTCCGCTGCAA GAGCTAGTTGAGTGGGAGCACAAGAGCAAGTTGGATGGTGTGATGCACGGATGTGGGCACGATGCTCACACTACTATGCTGCTCGGGGCTGCCAAGTTGCTTCAACAAAGGAAAGACGAGCTTAAG GGAACAGTAAGGCTTCTGTTTCAGCCTGCCGAGGAGGGAGGTGCCGGCGCGTCCCATATGATAAAAGACGGTGCTCTCGGTGAGGCAGAGGCGATATTTGGTATGCACGTTGATTTCACAAATCCAACGGGAAGTATATCGAGTATCCCGGGACCAATTCTGGCTGCAGTGAGCTTCTTCGAAGCGAAAATAGTTGGAAGAGGCGGGCACGCTGCAGCACCCCACCTCAGCATCGATCCGATTGTTGCTGCATCGTATACTATATTGGCGCTACAGCAGCTCGTCTCGAGGGAAGTTGATCCCCTTCATAGTCAA GTGCTTTCCGTCACGTATGTACGAGGCGGGACTGCGTTAAACGTCATTCCCAGCAGCGTCAAGATAGGAGGTACGCTCAGAAGTCTCACAACCGAAGGTCTGAGCCAACTCCAACGGAGGGTTACCGAG GTTATTGAAGGGCAGGCGGCTTCGCTGAGATGTACAGCGCACGTTGACATGAAAGAAGAAGAATTCCCGGCGTATCCAGCTTGCTTCAACGACGAAGGACTGCATCGGCACGTGGAGAGGGTCGGGGGCCTCCTTTTGGGGACGGAGAACGTGAAGGAGGGGAAGAAGGTGATGGCGGGCGAGGACTTCGCCTTCTATCAGGATGTGATCCCGGGGGAAATGTTCAACATCGGGATCAGGAACGAGGCGATAGGGGCTGTTCACTCGCCTCATTCGCCGTATTTCTTCCTCGACGAGGACGTCCTCCCTATCGGAGCAGCTGTTCATGCTGCAGTCGCGGAAGTTTATCTGAGAGATCACAGTCATTCTGCTATCTAA